The DNA segment CGACGGGAAAGTACGTCGGCTCGTCCCAGCAGACCACCGGTTCCGCGTAGTGGTCGACGGATTCTACCCGTCGCACGCCGGGATCGATGCCGAACCGATCGTTGAGCGTTCGGCGGGCGATCGGCACCATCTCGGCCGGTTCGTCGCCGAAGACGACGAGATCGACCGTCGGACGACGCGTCGGCGGGAAAATAGTCATTGGACGGGGCGTCAGTACTTGGGGTCCGCACCGGTCGTCTCGTAGACCGACTCCATGAGTCGGTCGCGTTCTCGTTGCCAGGCGTCGAACGCGGCCGGCGAGTCGGGGTACTCCTCGTAGTGGGCGAGGAGTTCGTCGGCGCGCTGTTTGGTCTTGTAGAGGTTCCAGACGGTGCCGTAGTGGCCGCGGGCTTTGAGGAGCGCCTTGATCTTTAAGCCCCAGCCGAGGTTCGCGCTGCCGGAGTAGAGCGCTTCGGCGATCTGCTCGCCGGGCATGGCCGCGAGCAGACCCATGAGTTCGTCGATGTCGACGGCGGTCGAGAGGATGTTGTAGACGTCGAGGGCGGCGTAGCGCGCGCCGAAGTGGTCCATGACGCGCTCGTTGTACCGCCAGAGGACGTCCTCGTCGACGGTTCCCTGCTCCATCGCCTCGATCGCCTGCTCGGCGGCGTACGTGCCGGCGTAGGCGGCGCCGGCGATGCCGCCGCCGGTCGTCGGGTTGACGTGGCCCGCGGCGTCGCCGACGGCGACGAAGCCGGGGTGGACGGCCGAGTCGTAGGGGCGGCGCGTCGGGAGGGCGGCGCCGAGTTTGTCCTCGACGCGAGCGCCCTCGAACTCGGCCCGATTGCGAAGGTCCCGTTTGAGGTCCTCGACCAGGTGCATCGGCTCCTCGGTCATCTGAAAGCCCAGTCCGGCGTTGATCTCGGTCTCGGTGCGCGGGAAGTACCAGAGGTAGCCCGCGGCGCGCTCGGTCGGTTTGAAGACGAGTGCGTCTGACCACTCGACGGGTTCGTCGACGTGGACGATCTCGCGGTACGCCGAACAGAACTGCGAGTAGGTGACGTTGGTGTCGAACGTCGAGTCGGCGAGGTCGGCCTTGTCCTGGAGGATCGAGAGCGAGCCGGCCCCGTCGACGACGATCTCGGCGTCGTAGGTCTGTGGATCACCCTTCCGGATCGCGTCGACGCCGATCACCGTGCCGTCGTCGCCCTGACGGACGTCCTGCACGACGGTGTCGTAGTGGAACGTCGCACCGGCGTTCGCCGCACCCTCGATCACCTTCCGGCCGTACTCCCAGCGATCGACGACCGCCAGCTCGCCGGGGACGGGGATCTCGAGCACGGTATCCTCCTGAGGAATCTCGAAGCGGCCGTGGTCGACGCCAGTGTTCGTAAACGCCGATTCGAGCTGCGATTTGGGGATCGCGTCGGGGAACGCGTTCGCGCCCTTCAACGCGTCGCCGCAGGCGATGTGACCCGCTTCCTCGGGCGATTTTCGCTCGAGGATGACCACGTCGTAGCCCGCGTTCGCGATCGTCGCCGCGGCGTAACAGCCGGCCGTGCCGGCACCCACGACCACCACGTCCCAGTCACCCCGGCCGAGTTCGGCCGCGCCGACCCCGGCGGCCTCCTGTGTACTCATACCGACTCGTCGTCAGCGCGGGTAGAAAACGTTTTTCGTGCGACTCGGCAGGGTGATCCGGCAGATCGAGGGGGACGGAGTATCGACCGGACGCCCGGGGTAGCGTCGATGCGGCCCCCGACCTGACGCTCGTACTCGAGGGACCGACCCCGACAAGCGAAGTATTTTGAGGGACTCATCCGTACGCGCCGGTATGACCGAGTACACCGTCGAGTTCGTGGGGACGGGTGAGACGATCACCTGTTCCGACAAAGAGACGATCTTGAGCCGCTGTCTCGAGGAGGGTATCGCCCAGGAGTACTCCTGTCGGGTAGGGATGTGCCTCGCCTGCTCCGCAGAGATCGTCGAGGGGGAGGTGACCCAGCCAGCCGCCCGCGCGTTTACCGAGGAAGAGGCGGAGAACTACGCGCTGACCTGCATGGCCCGACCGCAGTCGGATCTCAAACTCGAGCGCGGGACGTACCCGCCGAGCATCGAAGGCGATGCGACGACGACGGCCGGCGAGGCGTTCGCCGACGACTGATCGACTCGCACAACTGGATCGACGGGAACCGGACCGATCGAACGACGTGAACCGATCGACCCACGGGGATCGACCGATCGGACTCGATTTCGAGTGCGTGACAGGTCGACGTCGAGGGGACGAACGTGCGAGCCGCCAATTTTGGCTCGCACGCACTGGTTCGAATCCGACGGGATCGGGTGTCGGTCACGAACTGTTCACCAGCGGCTCCGGTCTACGCGTTAGCGATTCTGACGCCGCCACGCCGCGAGCGCTATCGCGAGGATGGCCGCGAGGAGCCCGAAGCCAGGGATACTGTCCGATCCGTCGGCCGCGGATTCGTCGCCGCCGGGTCCGGTGTTCTCGCCGTCGGTGCCGGAACCGGCAGTCGAATCGTCACCATCACCGCCCGGTTCGTCGTCCGGGTCGTCACCCCCCGACGCCTCCGGGAGGACCTCGACGACCGACTCGTAGGGTCCCGCAGCGACCGTGTAGGTCCCTGGTTCGTCGAACGCGTAGGGCGTGGTGAACGTCGCAGTCGCGCCAGCCTCGACGGTGATGGGCTCCGATACGATCTCGTCGTCGCCGATCGCCAGGTCGACGGTGTGGTCGCCGCTTCCCGCGCCCGTGTTTTCGAGGTGGACTGTGACTGTCACCGGCTCACCCGGTTCCACGGTCGACGGCTCGACCGAGAGATCGGACACCGATATGTCTGCGGACGGGGGTGGCGGCAGCGTCGGTGAGCCACCGCCAGTCTCCTCGCCTATCGAGAAGTCGATCGTCTCGGCGTGGACGTTCCCCGCGACGTCGGCGAGGACGACCTCGAAGGAGTGACTGGAGCCGTCCGTCAACCCGGTCGCTTCGTATTCGACGAACTCGCTCGTGATCGTCGCGGCGTCGTCGAACGTGACGAGCGTGTCGTCGAAGATGATCACGGTTTCGCTCGCATCCACGCCGCTTCCCGCGTCTTCGAACTCCATCCGGAGCGTCGCCGCAGACGTGCCGGCCGCAAACTCGTTCCCGGCAGTCGGGTTCGTCTCGGTGACGCCTGGCGGCGTCGCGTCCGTCGCGATCGCGCCGTACGTCGAGAAGTGCGTCACGTTCGCCACCCAGTAGTCGCCGATCGTTCCGTCGGGAAGCGTGACGTTCTCGACGGTGGTCGGGACGGCAGACCACGTGTTGGTGTCGTCGTCGAAGTGCCGGATGGTCACGTCGTCGGCGTCGGTCCCCGACCCGAGAACCGCCCGATCGACCGGGACGCCGACGACGGCGTGGCTGAGGTTGTCGGCGAGACGGTTTTCGAGCGCCGCGTTCAGGAAGTTCACGCCCAGCTGGTCGGAATCCAGCGGCTTGAGTGGTGTCGTGCTCTCCGTCATCGTGACGGACGTGTCGGTCACTGGCTGGTCCGTCGTGAACTCGACGAACAGCCCCGACGGCACCATCTTCAACAGTATAGTGTCGTTCCCGTCCGTCTCACCGGTCAGGAACCGGGCCGTGGCTTCGTCGGTCGCGCGATTCCCCGCGAGATCCAGCGCGGTCGCGGTGACGTTGTACTGGCCGTCTTCGGGCAGGGCGAAGGTCCCGGTCCAGGCATCGTTCGATCCGGTCACGGCGACCGTCTCGTTCGTTCCGTCGGGCCGTTCGAGCACGACAGACAGCGTGCCGTCCCGGAGCGGTTCGCTCGCGTCGACGGTGACGTTGCCGGTGGTCGCGTCCACGCGGTCGACGATCGCTGCGAGTTGAGGCGCGATCCGATCGACGACGACCTCGTCCGCCGCTGCGACCGTCACACGGTTGCCGCTGTCGTCGACCGCCTCGACCGAGACGTCGTACCGGCCGTCGGCGGCGATCGCGCCCGGGTCGAACGACGCGGTCCAGGTACCGCTGGTCGCGTCGAACAGCGCGGTCTCGGTCCGCCGGGCCGGCGAAGCCCGTGCGTCCAGTTCGACCCGGACGGACTGGACCGATCCGAGCGCGTCGGTGACGGTCACCGAGACGTCGACGTCGGTCGTGCCGTTCGCGTAGACCGTCGCCCCGTCGCGTGCGGAACTCGCGACGTCGATCGCGTCGACGGTCGGCGCGTCGTCGTCGGAGCCGGAGCCGGCGAGCGACACGTCGACTGTCGGCTCGTCAGGGTCGTCGGAGTGGACCGTCACGGTGGCGTTCGCCGTCCCGAGTGCGGTCGGCGTGTACGCGACCGTGAAACCCTCGGTTTCGCCGTAGCCGAGTTCGGCCGTCCCGTTTCCGGCCGTGATCGCGAAGGCGTCCGCCTCGGGTCCGGCGAGCGTCACGTCCGAGAGCGTCAGATTCCGGTCGCCCACGTTGGCGACCGTGATCGTCTTCGTCCGGGTGCTTCCCACCGGCGTCGTCCCGAAGTCGAGCGTCCCCGGCGTCACCGAGATCTCCGCACCGACGGTGATGTCGGCGTCGACGACGGTGACCGTCACCGTCGAGTAGTCGGAGTAGGTTCCGTGTTCGTCGCGGATGCGGTAGTCGAAACTGTCGACACCGACGAACCCGGGGTCGGGCGTGTAGGTGACGCTCCCGTCCACAACACCGCTGGTCGTTCCGTGGGCGGGACTCCCGGTGTTCGTCGTGATGAGATCGTCCCCGTCGAGATCGTAGTCGTTCGCGAGGCGACCGGGCGCGGCGACGTCGAGTGACTCACCCTGGAGCACTGCGAAGTGGTCCGGAACAGCGACCGGCGCCCGGTTGGGGTCCGGCGACACCTCGACAGTGACGGTCCCGTACGAGGAGTACGCACCGTGTTCGTCCCGCATCAGGTAGACGAAACTGTCCGTTCCCGCGAAGTCTGGATCGGGCGTGTAGGTGAAGCTCCCGTCCACCACGCCGCTGACCGTGCCGTTGTCGGGACTGCCGGTGTTCGTCGTGGTTATCACGTCCCCGTCCGGATCGCGGTCGTTGGCGAGCCGTCCCGGCGCGTCGACGGTGAGCGTCTCTCCCTGGACCATCGAGTAGTAGTCGTCGACGGCGACCGGCGCCCGGTTTCCGTCCACGACCTCGACGGTGACGGTCCCGTACGTGGAGTACGTCCCCTGATCGTCGCGGATGAGGTACCGGAAGCTGTCGGTGCCGACGAATCCTGGATCGGGCGTGTAAGTGAAGCTCCCGTCCACCACGCCGCTCACCGTCCCGTTGTCGGGGCTGCCGGTGTTCGTCGTGGTGATGTCGTCCCCGTCGGGATCGTGATCGTTCGCGAGCCGTCCCGGCGCGTCGACGGTGAGCGCCTGTCCCTCGATCGTCGTGTAGTGGTCGTCGACGGCGATCGGTGCCTGGTTCGGGTCGGGGAATACCTCGACGGTGACGGTCCCGTACGAGGAGTACGTCCCGTGTTCGTCTCGAATGATGTAGTCGAACGAGTCGGTTCCCGTGAACCCGGGGTCGGGCGTGTAGGTGAAGCTCCCGTCCACCACGCCAGAGACAGTGCCGTTGTCGGGACTGCCGGTGTTCGTCGTGGTGATGTCGTCTCCCTCGGGATCGTAGTCGTTGGCCAACCGCCCGGGGGCATCGACGGTGAGCGCCTGTCCCTCGATCGTCGTGAAGTGGTCGTCGACGGCGACCGGTGCCGTCCCGTTCGTGTCGAAGACCTCGACGGTGACGGTCCCGTACGAGGAGTA comes from the Halovivax cerinus genome and includes:
- a CDS encoding geranylgeranyl reductase family protein; the protein is MSTQEAAGVGAAELGRGDWDVVVVGAGTAGCYAAATIANAGYDVVILERKSPEEAGHIACGDALKGANAFPDAIPKSQLESAFTNTGVDHGRFEIPQEDTVLEIPVPGELAVVDRWEYGRKVIEGAANAGATFHYDTVVQDVRQGDDGTVIGVDAIRKGDPQTYDAEIVVDGAGSLSILQDKADLADSTFDTNVTYSQFCSAYREIVHVDEPVEWSDALVFKPTERAAGYLWYFPRTETEINAGLGFQMTEEPMHLVEDLKRDLRNRAEFEGARVEDKLGAALPTRRPYDSAVHPGFVAVGDAAGHVNPTTGGGIAGAAYAGTYAAEQAIEAMEQGTVDEDVLWRYNERVMDHFGARYAALDVYNILSTAVDIDELMGLLAAMPGEQIAEALYSGSANLGWGLKIKALLKARGHYGTVWNLYKTKQRADELLAHYEEYPDSPAAFDAWQRERDRLMESVYETTGADPKY
- a CDS encoding 2Fe-2S iron-sulfur cluster-binding protein; this translates as MTEYTVEFVGTGETITCSDKETILSRCLEEGIAQEYSCRVGMCLACSAEIVEGEVTQPAARAFTEEEAENYALTCMARPQSDLKLERGTYPPSIEGDATTTAGEAFADD